The proteins below come from a single Miscanthus floridulus cultivar M001 chromosome 1, ASM1932011v1, whole genome shotgun sequence genomic window:
- the LOC136454456 gene encoding uncharacterized protein, whose protein sequence is MFGDRANFCSEVLTFEVVDFLGSYHAILGQPCYTKFMAIPNYTYLKLQMPGPNGVITVGSAFSHAYTCDHEHYELATAVINSSELLWLRELSTSTVLDSNKPTSSNAFRPTKETKAVGINPTDPTKTVRVGTQLLAK, encoded by the coding sequence atgtttggcgaccgagccaacttctgctcggaggtgcttaccttcgaggtggtagaCTTCCttgggtcctaccatgccatattGGGGCAGCCTTgttacaccaagttcatggccatccccaactacacctacctcaagctacaGATGCCGGGACCCAATggtgtcatcactgtgggtagcgccTTTTCAcacgcctacacgtgcgaccacgagcattacgagcttgccactgccgtcatcaactcgtccgagctcctgtGGCTCAGGGAGTTGTCGACCTCGACGGTCCTGGACtccaacaagccaacctcctcgaatGCCTTCCGCCCAAccaaggaaactaaggcggtggggatcaaccccaccgacccaaccaagacggtgcgggTCGGGACCCAGctcttggccaaatag